The proteins below are encoded in one region of Epinephelus lanceolatus isolate andai-2023 chromosome 7, ASM4190304v1, whole genome shotgun sequence:
- the ndufs8b gene encoding NADH:ubiquinone oxidoreductase core subunit S8b — MPVAHHKLVTEMSTTLSLRLLHCYSKPGTFGPGVIRPFSLSVQREGYKYVNAQEPVTDLRSITDRAATTLLWTELFRGLAMTMSYLFREPATINYPFEKGPLSPRFRGEHALRRYPNGEERCIACKLCEAICPAQAITIEAETRADGSRRTTRYDIDMTKCIYCGFCQEACPVDAIVEGPNFEFSTETHEELLYNKEKLLNNGDRWEAEIAANIKADYLYR, encoded by the exons ATGCCTGTTGCTCATCACAAACTTGTGACAGAG ATGTCTACCACACTGAGTCTGCGTCTCCTCCACTGCTACTCAAAGCCAG GCACATTTGGTCCAGGGGTTATTCGTCCATTCAGTCTCAGTGTGCAGAGAGAAGGCTACA AGTATGTTAATGCTCAGGAGCCGGTGACAGACCTGAGGTCCATCACCGACCGGGCGGCCACAACCCTCCTTTGGACCGAACTTTTTAGAG GTTTGGCGATGACCATGAGTTACCTGTTCCGTGAGCCTGCCACCATCAACTACCCCTTTGAGAAGGGCCCTCTGTCACCCCGCTTCCGTGGAGAGCACGCGCTCCGCCGCTACCCTAATGGAGAGGAGCGCTGCATTGCTTGTAAGCTGTGTGAGGCCATCTGCCCTGCTCag GCCATTACCATTGAAGCTGAGACTCGAGCTGACGGCAGCAGGAGAACTACACGCTATGACATTGATATGACCAAATGTATCTACTGTGGCTTCTGCCAGGAAGCCTGTCCTGTTGATGCCATTGTTGAG GGTCCAAACTTTGAGTTCTCCACAGAGACCCACGAGGAGCTCCTGTACAACAAAGAGAAGCTGCTCAACAATGGAGACCGATGGGAGGCTGAGATAGCGGCCAACATAAAGGCAGACTACTTGTACAGATAA